The nucleotide window ATACAATTTAATCATATTTTGCAGATATCTTTTTGCAATATTAGAAAGAGAGTAATAAAATGCATGAACACTATTAATCATTATTATTCTTTTTTGAATTAAAAAATACTTCATAAATATTTTAGTTTCTACAATTAGAAAAGATGATTAACATGTTTAACAGCAGATGGATTAATAGCACAAATCAAAATTATGAATTAGAACAAATAGTTGAAACATTTGAGAGAAACAACTTTTATGTTGAAACTGGGAGAGAATTCGATGAATTAAACCATAAAATCGAATGTAGTGAAATTATTAATCATGACAATATTAATTTCATTTATGGTAAATTTGGGTTTCAATTTGAATTTATTGACAACACTCCACTTATTACTCGAGAGAAAATCAGGGATGGAGACGGTGAACCTCGTTTAGTATCACATGTTCTTAATTTTTGGATAGGAGATAATCAAAAATTCTTATTTTCCTCATCCAAACCTAATGATGTGAAAGGGAGGAATAAATTGTCGCAAATTTTATTTAATAATGATTCTTTAATATCGAAAGTTAGTTTTGGTCTCGAAGAAATTGCAAGGGCAGCTTACCAAGGAGAATTTGGCAATATGTGGCTCACAGGTTTTGAAGATAGGAATGGGGGTGTCCAAAAAGGAATCATTTATGGAAACAATGTTATTGATGATGAGATGTATGCTCAAATCATTGATTCAATTAAAAATCAATTAGGGGTAACTCATGAAATTGACAATGAGGAAGTGAAAATTAGACTCACAAGAACAGGAACTATTCAACCTTTAACAAGAAAATTTGAAAATGATGAGCCTCATATTTTTAACTTAGTTAACGAACTTAATGAGTATATTATTATATGATTTTAAAAATATTTTTCTTAAGACATTTATATAGATTATTACTTGATTGAGAATTAATTGAAATTATTTTTTTCTTAATTTCAACCTTTGTATCTTCACATTTATCAATTTTTACGCTTGATATAAATGGTTCTCGTTTGAATCCATCATCAAATGTTGCTTTTATTAAATAACTTTCAATAATTGGCACTTTATTTTCCATTTTTTCTATAATTTTAAATAAATCATTCATAATATTTATAAATTTTTTATTTTCAAATGAGTCACGATATTTGAAATTAACACTTCCTTGTAATGTAATTGTCACCATGCATTCGGTAGGAACTGCATGAAAATCATCCATATCCTGCTCATCTAAAATTGTTATTTTAAAAGGTGCTTGCATATCTTGTATTAATACAACTAACCAATTATCTCCTTTGGTACTGTCTCTTCCAATCCCATTATATTTTTTTCTTATTTCTGTTTTTAATTGTTTCATATTTGGTTCAAATAAATGATACTTTTTTCTACCTGTAAGTTGTACTTTATACTCTTCATTTCTAGCCCATGCTATGAATTTTTTAATTTTTGGAATATTAGTTATGAAGGAATATATAATCTGAGGAATTCCTGTTAATATTGATATAATTGAACTAATTATTCCAATAAATACAATTATTATACTCAATATATCCATAACATCTCACCATTACTATTTCTTGGACAATTTATATTTTGTTTCAAATAGTTAAATATATTTGTATTTTTTATGCAGTATTATACTATAGATTCTAAATTCTCATGATGCATTGTGTGTAATTCATGCCTAATCATCTAGTTTCCCGGAATCATTAATGTGATTTAAGTTTATTTCAATAATTTTATCCTTGTTTTTTGTTTTTAATTAGAAAATATTTTGTTTAATCAATACCTATTTTTAGCATTTGTATTAATTTATATTATATCTACTCTCAATTTCGATATTTTAATATTAGAAATAAGTAGTATATAAAAAAATTCTATGTTCATGAAAAGTAATATTCATATAACTTTTTAATAGTGTGTTTATTTTATTCCCCTCTGGTATTCCCATAACTATTTTTTATATTTTCATCATCAACTTCACTATTTATATGAGTTGTGGAGTATTTGTCCTAAAAATTTTTGTACTTCATTTATAGGTTGGGGACATGATTTAAAAGATATATTGTAAATAAATGTCTTTTTTAGGGGGTGTCATTTTTCTTTCAAAATTAGCTTTTATTCTCTCTTTTTTAGCCTTTTATAATGCCTATTATATAATGAATCTAGTTCCAAAATAAACCAACATGAATTAGGATGTTAAAACATACTTCAAAATTTTATTTACACATTCTTTTATTTCATCTTTTGTCATTCCATTTGCAAACTCTCCAAAGTGGTGATGTCTGCCTTCTAAATCATTTTTAGCATTAAGAGTTCTAGCAAATCTTTTACATTCTTTCACAGATTTCACGATTTTTAAATCAGTTAATTTCTCATAAAATTCATTTTCATTATTAACATCATCATAATTTTCTTTAAAAAATTCTTCAATTGCTTCAAAGGCATTGGATACTTTAAAATAAATATTTTTTTCATCAGAATCTGCCATATAATCTAATGCATTTTGAACATGGTAATTATTCTCATTTAAATTTGTTTCAATTTTTGGATAATAATCTTTTACTTCATTAGTTTCATGATTAATAACTTTTAAATGACCATATTTATCACAAAAAGAAGATTCAATTAATTTTTCGTTTTCATCAAAAGTTTTTGTTGAATATTCAATATTTGTATTAACTGAAATTCCATTTGCCTGTGCAAATACCATATTTTGTTCCTTATTCAAATATTGAATGATGTTCAAATTTTCATAACATTCATGAGATTTACCAAGAATCTTTACTATTTCTACTAATCTTTTTAATTTTCTATTAAATTGTTTAAGATTATCATTGTTATCATCAACTGATTGAGTTTCTATTTCAATGAAAAATTGACCTTCAATTTCTCCTTTAATAATATAATCTTCATACAATTTTACAAAATGCATTATACATTTTTTATCTCCATTAATTAAACCAAATATCTTAATAATACCACCTAATACCTTAATAGAATATCATACTATCCAATATCATTCAACAACATTTTATTCACTTCTATTTCTTTTATTTGTAAGTATTCAATTGTTTGGTCAAGAGATTGGTGTGTGTAAAGGCTTTGTATTATTTCCAAGTCGTTTCCTGTCAAGTATAGGTGTTGGCCTCTTAATCGTCTAAAATCATGAGTTGCTAAAGTTATGTCTTTTCCGGTTAATTGTTTTATTATTTTGTTGCTGTTTCGCTCTAAATATGTTCTCATATTTCGCTTAAATCCATCAATTTTAGCCTCACTATCAACAAAAATATAACCTTCAGATGATTTACTATTATTTTCAATTTCTTGTTTTATATCTTTAGCTATATCATCAGGCAATATTAAAGTTAATTTAATATCTTGCTTTTTCTTAGCCAAATCAAAAGTTATTTCTTTCTTATCAAAATCAATATCCATTGTTTTTAATGTAGCTATTTCTTGACTCCTTCTACCGTAAAAATATTGGAGTTTATAAAAAAGGTATTTGTTAAAGTGTTTAGGGTCTTCCTTTACTTTGTGTAAAAATAATGAAATTTCTTCTTTATTTAAATTTATCATAAAAATTGTTCCTCTTATTTGCAAAAATTTTTAGAAATCTATTATAATATTGCACCTTATAATATATAAATATTTTTAATAAGGAACATAAAATCTAATATTAGTACTATATTTTGTATAAAAATACTAAAATAAGGAAAATTTTGTTCCGATAATAGGTATTATAGGAACATTTACAAGAAATTTTAAATCTTCATATTAGTTTTATTAAAAGATTTTAATAATATTGATAATAAATATAATAATTACTAATCCAGTTCAAAGCAAAATAAAATAATTTATTAGAAAATAAATATATTAAAATTATAATGCTAAATAACTGAAAAATAAAACTTAAATAATCTAAAATTACTAATTTAGAAGATACAATGGTTAATTGGAAAGATATAAGAATCATTAATGGTTCAGCAGCTGATGGCTTTGAAGAATTTGTGTGTCAACTAGCTGAGAAAGAAGAAGTGCCTAACGCTGAATTCATCTCAAAAGGCAATCCTGATGCAGGAGTTGAATGTTATTATGAACTAAACAATGGTTCTGAATGGGTTTGGCAAGCTAAATATTTTTATGGAGAATTGGGCAATAGCCAATGGAATCAGATAGAAAAATCAGTAAAAACTATCCTTAAAAAACATGAAAAAGCTGAAAAAATCATAATTGCTATACCAAGAGACCCTTCTGATGCTAGAAATGAAGACCAACAAACTATGCTTCAAAAATCTAAAAATTATGTTAAAAAATGGGAAAAATTAGCAAGAAAAAAAGGGCTTGATGTTAAAATTGAATATTGGTGGAGTAACGATTTAATAAAGAGACTAGAAAAATCTAATAATGAAGGATTTCTAAAATTTTGGTTTAATGAGATAGACTTGTCTGAAACATGGTTCAAAAAGCATTCTAAAACTACTTTAGCCAATCTAGGAGATAGATTTTCTGAAAATTTAAATGTAAAATCAAAAGATATTAGTTTAATCAATGGTTTAACAAAAAATAAAGAAATAAAAGAATATTTACTTAAAAATAGTCATGAACATATTCTAGAACTGAAAAAAAACCTATTTTCTTTAAATAAAATTGATTCTGGAAAAATTAAACTAATTGAAAATGAAATAAATACTTTAAAAAATGATTTTTTGGATTTTTCTTTTGAACCTGATAAAAAAATAAATTTTGGAGATATTTTTTCTTCTCTTAATAAAATAAAATCTCTGAATGGAGATATTAAAAACTTTATTTCTGATAAAGAAAAAACAACAAATAATAAGAAAGAAAAAGATGAGTTAAATTATGCATATTATCAATCTATTTCAACTAATAGAGCTATCGAAGATTTTATTTATTTTTTAAATAAAAAAGAATTCAAGTTAATGAATAATCCATTTTTAGTATTAGATGGTAAAGCAGGAATAGGAAAATCTCATTTTTTTGGAGATATTCTCAACACCAGAATTAAAGAAGATAAGCCTACAATATTATTTTTAGGTCAACATTTTCAAAGCACTGACCCTCCCGAAACAACAATTTTAAAATTATTAGATTTGGATTGTTCATTTAAAGAATTTTTAGATGCACTTGAATCAAAAGCTAAACTAGAAGGTTCAAGAGCCCTTATCCTCATAGATGCTCTTAATGAAGGAAATGGATTAAAAATTTGGCCAGAATATTTAAGTGGATTAATAACTACTATTTCAGAATATGACTGGATAGCTTGTGCCATTTCTTTTAGAGATAATTATAGTGAAGATATTCTCAGAAATACTAATAATATTTCTGATAAATTTATTAAACATACTCATGAAGGATTTTTAGGCAATGAATATTCTGCTTCTAAAATATTTTTTGAGTATTATAATATTCAGCTACCAAATACTCCATTATTAAATCCTGAATTTCAAACTCCTCTTTTTTTAAAACTTTTCTGCGAAACATTACATAGAAATGGACATAAAAAAATACCTGATGGAATATATGGGTTAACTAAACTTATGAATACTTATATATCTTCAATTAACAAGAAATTATCCACTACCTCCGAACTCAACTATAATTCTAGTTTAAATTTAGTTGAAAAACTTTTAAAGTCTTTATTAGAATATAATATTGAAAACAGCACTTTTTATATAGAATATGAAAAAGCTTTAGAAATTAGTGTTTCTTTACAAAATAAATTTGGTATTTACAAATCTATTCTAGATAGTTTATTATCAGAAGGATTATTAATAAAAAATAAGTTACCTTTTGAAGAGCATGAATTTGTGTATATGACATATCAAAGGTTTAATGACCATCTTATGGCAGATTATCTATTAAAAGAAGTGTCCTCAAAAGATATTAACAAAGTGTTTCTAAAAGGAGGAACTTTAAATAAATATATAAAAGATGAAAAAACAATAAGGAGTAATTCTAATCTTATGGAATGTTTTTCAATTCAAATACCTGAAAAATTCGATTTAGAGTTCTATGATATCATTGGTAATTATAAATCTGAAATTAAAATAGTGGAATCGTTTGTACTTAGCCTACAGTGGAGAAAATTTTCATCGATGAATGAAAAAATATTTGATTATATCAATGAATTTGTTTTTAAGTTTGAATATACAACTAAATTGTTCTTAGAAACAATAATTTCCGTTGCCCCATTGAAAAATCATATTTTTAATGCAGATAAAACACATGAATTTTTATATAAACAAAAATTAAATGTAAGGGATGAATTTTGGACTCAATATATTCATAATCAATTAAAATATAAAAATCCTATAAAAAAATTAATAGAATGGGCATATTCTGATGAAGATAAAACAAAATATTCAAAAGAATCTATAAGACTATCTTCCATTATTTTAGTATGGTTTTTAACTAGTGTTGACCTTGAATTGAGATATATGGCAACAAAATCTCTGATTAAAATATTAAAAGAAAATATTGATATTCTCTTAGATATTTTAAAAAAATTCGAAGGGGTTAATGACCCTTATATTTATGAAAGATTATATGCTGTAGCTTATGGAGTAGCTTTGTTAAATTATAATAAATCAAAACTGAAACAATTGTCAGAATATGTTTATAATGAAATATTTAATAAAAATTATGTTTATCCTAACATATTGTTAAGGGATTATGCTAGAAATATCATTGAATTTACATTAATACAAGGTGTTAACTTAAATATTGATGAGAAAAAAATTGTTCCCCCTTATAAAAGCCATTTTCCAGAAGTTCCTGATGATGATTATATTAAAAAATACATGCTTCCTTCACCTGCTAGCCCCCAAAATAGAATATTACATTCTATGCAAGTAGAGCATACAAGAGATGGGGAAGTTGCTTTTTATGGTGATTTTGGTAGATATAAATTTCAATCTGCATTTCGTCCATGGAAAAAGGATATTAACTATACTAATCTGATGAACATAGCTATTAAAAGAATATTTGATTTAGGATACGATATTAAATTACATGGTGATTTTGATGAAATAATAATGAAATATTATGGAAATCAAATACCTGAAGAGAGAATCGGGAAAAAATATCAATGGATAGCATTATATGAACTTTTAGCACAAGTAGCTGACAAATATCATATGGTAAATGGAGATAGTATCCAATCCAATGAAAAAATTCTATATGAAGGGCCATGGCAGAGATATATAAGAAATATTGACCCGACTTTTATTGTTAATAAAGAAAAACCTAATATTGAAGTATCTTCTTTAGAAAATTTTTATGAGTATGCAGAAAATCCTAAAATAGTTTGGATTAAAGATTATTCTGACTTTCCTGAGCCTAAAAACTATATTGAAAATAAAATCAATACTGAAGAAAAAAATTTTGAAGGAGTTATTGTTGAAGGAAGTTTAAGATGGGATGAAAAAACAAATTTTGGTGAAGAAAAGTATGAAACACCATTTAAATTCTTATGGTATGAATTCAGTGCTTATTTTGTGAAATCCAACGACTTTAATAAAATTAAAAAATTTTTCAATTATAAAAATTTTTTTGAAAGAGGCATGTTCAATCTTTATGATATTCATTCATTGTTTAACAAAGAGTTTTGTCAATCTGTACCTTTCGATTATTTTTATAATGGAGAATATAGTGAAAAAGATAAAATTTCAATTGATAAAAAAGAACATTTATTTTATAAACCAACATTAAAATATGGTAGAATGGAAGAGTTTGAATTTAGCGATAATTATAGTATTATAAAACTTAATAAAAAATTTTTCAATGGTCTTGATTTAGAATATGGTGATTTCAATAGTTTTATTTATTCTAAAAATTCTAAAGAAATTGTTGGTTTTGATACATGTGAACTAGGGTTCTCAAACAATAATTTAATTCTTAATAAAAATAGTTTATTAGATTATTTAGAAAAAAATAATTTAAAGATGATTATGTTAGTCAGAGGGGAAAAAGGAATCTCAAAAAATGAAGGAAATGAATTTTTACAAATTTCTGGACTTTATTACTATGATGAAGATAGAGAATTGAAGGGAAATATCAATCCACTTACAAGATTTGGTTATGAAGAATTAAATGGCTCTTTTCTAGGAATAGTTGATTTTAAAAAAGATTTGAGTGTTACTTCTGAAAAAACGGAATCTTGCTATTTTGATAATGTTAACTATATATCTTATCATTTTATAACAATAGATGATATTTCAAAAATTCCTAAATTATATAAAAATAAAGTGAAAATTAGTAAAAAGAAATATGAAGGAATAGAGTGGAATTTTTATTACTTGCCGATTTCTAATTCAAAACAAAAATCTCAAGAAATTTCAGATGTTTTTAAACATGAAAGCGGTTATTTATTTTATACATTTGAAAATAACCAATATTATATTATTAGTGTGAGGAGTGATAAATTAAAAGCAAATACTAATCTAAAATCTAATTTATTTAAAAAATATATTTATCCAATGTTGCAAAATATTAGAATACATCCTAAACGAAAAAGTGTTTTTGATAACTTTGAAAAAATTTCAAATGAAGAGATTAAAAGACTTATTTCCAAAAACGATAGTTTGATTAAATCCATTGAAAATAAAAATAACTAAGCATTATAAAAAGTAGTAGCTAAAATTATCTATTTAACAACATCAAAAACAAAAATAAAGACCTAAATAGGGAATTTATCACTAATGGGTGAAGAAAAAGATAAAGTTACGGATATGATATTTTAGAGGTTGCTGTAATATGTTGTAAGTTCTGTTCTATCAAGGTATCCGTTATTATCTGAATCATATCTATTAAAATCATCCCTATCGTAATCGTCATATGAATATCCATAAGTAGCTGAATCATATTCACACCAAGCTACCCATTCACTCCATGAAATTCTACCATCACCATTAGAATCATAATTAGACATGGAATAATCAGTTGACTCCATATCTATATTAGAATAATTATAAGAATCAGTATTATTGGAATAATTAGTATTATCAATACTATTTTTTGAAGTATAATTTGGAATACTCGTTGTATCATTAATATATTGATTAGTTACATTATACACTCCAACAGAAATAGATAATATAAATATTATAAATATAATAACTAAAGCAAAAATTTTCCTTCTTTCATTTACGCGTTTTTTATCAGGATTTAATTGTGGCTGATTTGTTTCGCTTATACTCTTTTTTTGTTCATATTCATCAAGAATTACTTGTGAAGGAGGTATTTCAGACTCGTCATATTTGTTTTCTCCATTTCTAAACTTGTTTCCACAATTTCCACAAGTATAAATAGCATCACTAATGCCATTTTCTGTAAGGGTTGTTTCACAATTTGGACATTTCACATTCATTTTTTTCCCACATTTTTTATTAATTTCCTAATTTTAAATTTAGGTAATTAAATAGATTTTATATTTTATTTTCTTGTTACAGTAACTGTTTCACGTTCATTATCTTCTTCATTATAATCTTTACTTCTATCATGAAGATTAGTATCTATATTTGGAAGTTTTTTATTTGTAGGAAACACAAAATCAACACTATTACTTCCAGAACTAGGGTTTTCTGAGTTAGAGTCTTTATTATCTTCAGTACTATTAGAATTCAAAATATTTGATTGGTTTTGTGAGTTAAGTTTTGTATTATC belongs to Methanobrevibacter sp. TMH8 and includes:
- a CDS encoding site-specific integrase, whose protein sequence is MQIRGTIFMINLNKEEISLFLHKVKEDPKHFNKYLFYKLQYFYGRRSQEIATLKTMDIDFDKKEITFDLAKKKQDIKLTLILPDDIAKDIKQEIENNSKSSEGYIFVDSEAKIDGFKRNMRTYLERNSNKIIKQLTGKDITLATHDFRRLRGQHLYLTGNDLEIIQSLYTHQSLDQTIEYLQIKEIEVNKMLLNDIG